One Tenuifilum sp. 4138str genomic region harbors:
- a CDS encoding HYC_CC_PP family protein, producing MKQIFSILLSFILLASHINLTMGTHFCGGEAVETKIILGEKHLGCGMMGMEQPCDGSEHSNNNQVRFNNVPCCQNEFQTIQGTADFVKEAAQTVFNVDFTVAFIYTTLNLDLFPKSTHRVYTEYISPPLEKDIQVLFQTFLI from the coding sequence ATGAAACAGATTTTTTCCATATTATTATCTTTTATTCTCTTGGCAAGCCATATCAACTTGACCATGGGTACACACTTTTGCGGTGGCGAAGCCGTAGAAACTAAGATAATATTGGGCGAAAAACATTTGGGCTGTGGAATGATGGGTATGGAACAACCATGCGATGGTTCTGAACATTCCAATAATAACCAGGTTCGTTTTAATAACGTTCCTTGCTGCCAAAATGAATTTCAAACTATTCAAGGTACAGCCGATTTTGTAAAAGAAGCCGCTCAAACTGTTTTTAATGTTGATTTTACTGTAGCATTTATTTATACCACCTTGAACTTGGATTTATTTCCAAAATCAACACATCGGGTATATACTGAATACATTTCCCCTCCTCTTGAAAAAGACATTCAGGTGCTTTTTCAAACTTTCCTGATTTGA
- a CDS encoding GDCCVxC domain-containing (seleno)protein, with the protein MKIQYHSIITCPNCGHQKEEEMPEDSCQFFYECEKCKAVIKPKKGDCCVYCSYGSVKCPSIQKNESCC; encoded by the coding sequence ATGAAAATTCAATACCACTCAATCATAACCTGCCCAAATTGCGGGCATCAAAAAGAAGAAGAAATGCCTGAAGATTCATGCCAGTTCTTCTATGAGTGTGAAAAGTGCAAAGCTGTTATAAAACCCAAAAAAGGCGATTGCTGCGTTTATTGTTCATATGGTTCGGTAAAATGCCCTTCGATACAAAAGAATGAAAGTTGTTGCTGA
- a CDS encoding cation diffusion facilitator family transporter, which yields MAHSHEHTTQKNYGKAFAIGIGLNIAFVAVEIFYGLLANSSALLADAGHNASDVLSLIFAWAAIRLASIKPKGKYTYGLRKTTILVSILNALLLFGAVIAIGWDAVGKFKNPEPVAGTQVMIVAGIGVVINTITALLFMKGQKDDLNIKGAFLHMAADAGVSLGVVAAGLLINLTGIQWIDPVMSFIIILVILWGTWRLFTDSIDLALDAVPKQIKLDKVRNFLLSQNGVNDIHDLHVWAMSTTQIALTAHLIMPKGFNDEFISELQKKLEHEFGIGHTTFQIENERIEKECKTDC from the coding sequence ATGGCACATTCGCATGAACATACAACTCAAAAAAATTACGGAAAAGCTTTTGCCATTGGCATAGGTTTAAACATCGCCTTTGTTGCTGTTGAAATATTTTACGGTCTGTTAGCCAACTCATCAGCACTATTAGCCGATGCAGGCCACAACGCCAGCGACGTACTGAGTTTGATTTTTGCCTGGGCTGCAATCAGGCTCGCTTCCATAAAACCAAAAGGAAAGTACACATACGGACTTCGCAAAACAACCATTCTTGTATCGATACTCAATGCGTTATTGCTTTTTGGAGCAGTAATAGCAATTGGCTGGGATGCTGTAGGAAAATTCAAAAATCCAGAACCCGTGGCAGGTACGCAAGTGATGATTGTTGCCGGGATAGGCGTAGTAATCAATACCATTACGGCTTTGCTGTTTATGAAAGGCCAAAAAGACGACCTGAACATCAAAGGGGCATTCCTGCACATGGCTGCCGATGCCGGGGTGTCGTTAGGTGTAGTAGCTGCCGGGCTATTGATTAACCTCACCGGAATTCAATGGATTGACCCGGTAATGAGTTTTATCATTATTCTGGTTATTCTTTGGGGTACATGGCGGTTGTTTACTGATTCCATTGATTTAGCGCTGGATGCAGTACCCAAACAAATAAAACTTGATAAAGTACGCAACTTTCTTTTATCCCAAAATGGAGTTAACGATATTCACGATTTACACGTTTGGGCAATGAGTACCACCCAAATAGCTTTAACCGCCCACCTGATAATGCCAAAAGGGTTTAACGATGAATTTATTTCTGAACTGCAGAAGAAACTTGAACACGAATTCGGAATTGGACACACAACCTTTCAAATTGAGAATGAAAGGATTGAAAAGGAATGTAAAACTGATTGTTGA
- a CDS encoding cation transporter: MFKSVFTISKMDCPSEESLIRMKLEGLSTIKSLVFDIENRKLTVFHSEENEEIEKHLKELKLGTEHKETIVVQQDEFKDDSSVQSKLLWTVLIINFAFFIIEISTGFISKSMGLVADSLDMLADALVYGLSLWAVGSTVFRKKKVAKLSGYFQLALALIGLIEVIRRFISFEAVPDFKTMIIVSILALIANSVCLYLLQKSKSEEAHMKATMIFTSNDIIINTGVIAAGVLVLLTQSKYPDLIIGAIVFLIVVRGAFRILKLGK; encoded by the coding sequence ATGTTCAAATCTGTATTTACCATCAGCAAAATGGATTGCCCTTCCGAAGAATCCCTTATCAGGATGAAGCTGGAAGGGCTTTCCACAATTAAAAGTTTGGTGTTCGATATTGAAAACCGGAAGCTCACCGTGTTTCATTCCGAAGAAAATGAGGAAATCGAAAAACACCTTAAAGAACTCAAATTGGGCACGGAACACAAAGAAACCATTGTTGTCCAACAGGATGAATTCAAGGACGATTCATCAGTACAATCGAAACTGCTTTGGACAGTTCTAATTATAAATTTTGCTTTTTTTATCATTGAAATCAGCACGGGTTTTATTTCAAAATCAATGGGGCTGGTGGCCGATTCACTGGATATGCTTGCAGACGCTTTGGTTTATGGCCTAAGCCTTTGGGCAGTTGGTTCAACTGTGTTCCGTAAGAAAAAAGTGGCAAAGCTGAGTGGCTATTTTCAACTGGCTTTAGCATTGATTGGGCTTATAGAAGTAATACGCAGATTTATCAGTTTCGAAGCTGTGCCGGATTTCAAAACCATGATTATTGTTTCCATATTGGCATTAATTGCCAATTCCGTTTGCCTTTATTTATTACAAAAATCAAAAAGTGAAGAAGCACACATGAAAGCCACGATGATATTCACATCGAATGATATTATTATCAATACTGGTGTTATCGCAGCAGGAGTATTGGTTTTGTTGACCCAATCAAAATATCCCGATTTAATCATTGGGGCAATTGTATTTTTAATCGTGGTCAGGGGGGCTTTCAGGATATTGAAACTTGGTAAATAG
- a CDS encoding DUF302 domain-containing protein → MKYYFEKTTDYAFEEAVEKVTEELKKEGFGVLTEIDVQATLKKKLNIDFRKYRILGACNPPFAHRALQAEDKIGAMLPCNVILQELDNGKTEVAAIDPLASMLAVENDKLSEIAGEIRSKLEKVIKNL, encoded by the coding sequence ATGAAATACTATTTTGAAAAAACTACGGATTATGCTTTTGAAGAAGCAGTAGAAAAAGTTACTGAAGAACTGAAAAAAGAAGGTTTCGGGGTATTGACCGAAATTGATGTGCAGGCCACATTAAAAAAGAAACTAAATATCGATTTCAGAAAATACCGGATTTTAGGGGCTTGCAATCCTCCATTTGCCCATAGAGCACTACAAGCTGAAGACAAAATTGGTGCTATGCTACCCTGCAATGTAATTTTGCAGGAACTGGACAATGGCAAAACAGAAGTAGCTGCCATTGACCCGTTGGCTTCGATGCTGGCGGTTGAAAATGACAAATTAAGTGAAATTGCTGGCGAAATCAGGTCGAAACTTGAAAAGGTGATTAAGAATCTTTAA
- a CDS encoding Fur family transcriptional regulator, protein MDNNEIEKKLESKNVKPTAMRTLVYKTLTDSGKALSLADLEQRFEKVERSTIFRALKTFEDNFIVHTVDDGSGSVKYAVCDEDCTCNIHDLHVHFYCTRCGRTRCMKELPIPNIKLPEGYTYDNAQFIINGVCPRCD, encoded by the coding sequence ATGGATAATAATGAAATTGAAAAGAAACTTGAATCGAAAAACGTCAAACCAACAGCCATGCGGACATTGGTTTACAAAACACTTACTGATTCGGGCAAAGCGTTGAGCCTGGCAGATTTGGAGCAACGATTTGAAAAAGTGGAGCGTTCAACCATTTTCCGGGCGCTAAAAACATTTGAAGACAATTTCATCGTGCATACAGTTGATGATGGTTCAGGCTCGGTGAAGTATGCTGTTTGTGATGAGGATTGTACATGTAATATACATGACCTGCATGTTCATTTTTATTGTACGCGCTGTGGCAGGACACGTTGCATGAAAGAACTTCCAATTCCCAACATTAAACTGCCTGAAGGATACACCTATGATAATGCGCAATTCATTATTAACGGCGTGTGTCCACGCTGTGATTAA
- a CDS encoding cation transporter: MFKSVFTISKMDCPSEESLIRMKLEGLSTIKSLVFDIENRKLTVFHSEENEEIEKHLKELKLGTEHKETIVVQQDEFKDDSSVQSKLLWTVLIINFAFFIIEISTGFISKSMGLVADSLDMLADALVYGLSLWAVGSTVFRKKKVAKLSGYFQLALALIGLIEVIRRFISFEAVPDFKTMIIVSILALIANSVCLYLLQKSKSEEAHMKATMIFTSNDIIINTGVIAAGVLVLLTQSKYPDLIIGAIVFLIVVRGAFRILKLGK; encoded by the coding sequence ATGTTCAAATCTGTATTTACCATCAGCAAAATGGATTGCCCTTCCGAAGAATCCCTTATCAGGATGAAGCTGGAAGGGCTTTCCACAATTAAAAGTTTGGTGTTCGATATTGAAAACCGGAAGCTCACCGTGTTTCATTCCGAAGAAAATGAGGAAATCGAAAAACACCTTAAAGAACTCAAATTGGGCACGGAACACAAAGAAACCATTGTTGTCCAACAGGATGAATTCAAGGACGATTCATCAGTACAATCGAAACTGCTTTGGACAGTTCTAATTATAAATTTTGCTTTTTTTATCATTGAAATCAGCACGGGTTTTATTTCAAAATCAATGGGGCTGGTGGCCGATTCACTGGATATGCTTGCAGACGCTTTGGTTTATGGCCTAAGCCTTTGGGCAGTTGGTTCAACTGTGTTCCGTAAGAAAAAAGTGGCAAAGCTGAGTGGCTATTTTCAACTGGCTTTAGCATTGATTGGGCTTATAGAAGTAATACGCAGATTTATCAGTTTCGAAGCTGTGCCGGATTTCAAAACCATGATTATTGTTTCCATATTGGCATTAATTGCCAATTCCGTTTGCCTTTATTTATTACAAAAATCAAAAAGTGAAGAAGCACACATGAAAGCCACGATGATATTCACATCGAATGATATTATTATCAATACTGGTGTTATCGCAGCAGGAGTATTGGTTTTGTTGACCCAATCAAAGTATCCTGATTTAATCATTGGTGCAATTGTTTTTTTAATTGTGGTCAGGGGGGCTTTCAGGATATTAAAACTTGGAAAATAG
- a CDS encoding cation transporter yields the protein MSFTMFKSTFKISKMDCPSEETLIRMKLEGLSMIKSLVFDIENRKLTVFHSEESSEIENHLKELNLGSQLQETIVVQADEFKDNSSVQSKLLWTVLIINFAFFIIEITTGFISKSMGLVADSLDMLADALVYGLSLWAVGSTVFRKKKVAKLSGYFQLALALIGLIEVIRRFISFEAAPDFKTMIIVSILALIANSVCLYLLQKSKSEEAHMKATMIFTSNDIIINTGVIAAGVLVLLTQSKYPDLIIGAIVFLIVVRGAFRILKLGK from the coding sequence ATGTCATTCACAATGTTTAAAAGCACCTTTAAAATTTCCAAAATGGATTGCCCTTCCGAGGAAACCCTTATCAGGATGAAACTCGAAGGGCTTTCCATGATTAAAAGTTTGGTGTTCGATATTGAAAACCGAAAACTTACTGTCTTTCATTCTGAAGAAAGCTCTGAAATTGAGAATCACCTGAAAGAACTCAATTTAGGGTCGCAACTCCAAGAAACAATTGTTGTCCAAGCGGATGAATTCAAGGACAATTCATCGGTACAATCGAAACTCCTTTGGACGGTTTTGATTATCAACTTTGCATTTTTTATTATTGAAATTACCACGGGTTTTATTTCTAAATCTATGGGTTTGGTTGCCGATTCGTTGGATATGCTGGCAGATGCACTTGTTTATGGTCTTAGCCTTTGGGCTGTCGGTTCAACTGTGTTCCGTAAGAAAAAAGTGGCAAAGCTGAGTGGCTATTTTCAACTGGCTTTAGCATTGATTGGGCTTATAGAAGTAATACGCAGATTTATCAGTTTCGAAGCTGCGCCGGATTTCAAAACCATGATTATTGTTTCCATATTGGCATTAATTGCCAATTCCGTTTGCCTTTATTTATTACAAAAATCAAAAAGTGAAGAAGCACACATGAAAGCCACGATGATATTCACATCGAATGATATTATTATCAATACTGGTGTTATCGCAGCAGGAGTATTGGTTTTGTTGACCCAATCAAAGTATCCTGATTTAATCATTGGTGCAATTGTTTTTTTAATTGTGGTCAGGGGGGCTTTCAGGATATTAAAACTTGGAAAATAG
- a CDS encoding DUF302 domain-containing protein — protein MKYYFEKTLNCSFEEAVKRVTEELKKEGFGVLSEINIHEKLKEKLGVDFRKYRILGACNPAFAYKALQEEDKIGTMLPCNVIVQQISENQTEIAAVDPMASMQSVENEKLAGVANEVQQKLKHVIHNV, from the coding sequence ATGAAATACTATTTTGAAAAAACATTGAATTGCTCTTTTGAAGAAGCAGTAAAAAGGGTAACAGAAGAACTCAAAAAGGAGGGTTTCGGGGTATTATCTGAAATCAACATACACGAAAAACTAAAAGAAAAATTGGGGGTAGATTTCAGAAAGTACCGCATACTTGGTGCGTGTAACCCTGCTTTTGCCTACAAAGCATTACAGGAAGAAGATAAAATCGGTACGATGTTGCCTTGCAATGTAATCGTGCAACAAATTTCAGAAAACCAAACAGAAATTGCTGCCGTTGACCCGATGGCATCAATGCAATCTGTTGAAAATGAAAAATTGGCAGGTGTTGCAAATGAGGTTCAACAAAAATTAAAACATGTCATTCACAATGTTTAA
- a CDS encoding P-II family nitrogen regulator, producing MKEIKAFVRPNKVNEIVHHLIDNDFENITLSSAEGTGKLQDENTFVSQKFSVTDSEIAKLEIVAEDEDVDTICAIICEYGCTLNPGDGLIYVSDVEKVYRVKTGLGNGEK from the coding sequence ATGAAAGAAATAAAAGCATTTGTAAGACCAAATAAAGTGAATGAAATTGTTCACCATTTAATCGACAATGATTTTGAGAACATTACGCTTTCTTCGGCAGAAGGTACGGGAAAACTGCAAGATGAAAACACATTTGTTTCGCAGAAATTTTCTGTTACCGACAGTGAGATTGCTAAACTTGAGATTGTAGCAGAGGATGAAGATGTTGATACTATTTGTGCTATAATCTGTGAATACGGGTGTACACTTAATCCAGGCGATGGGTTAATTTATGTTTCCGATGTCGAAAAGGTGTACCGTGTGAAAACGGGTTTGGGAAATGGAGAAAAATAA
- a CDS encoding efflux RND transporter periplasmic adaptor subunit, producing MKTKIIIALMAIATLISCNTKNKTAGEGEEHEEHSPEGIVILNKNQREALKLKLGSFQMRNLTTVVKINGQLEVPPANSADITAVIGGNVKEIKVFHGDRVSKGQLLVVLEHPDYIALQESFVEVANRLEFLEQEFERQKELFENNVGAGRDFQQAKAEYNTAKAKYEGLKSRLQLLNLSPDKIMQGNISNTININSPINGFVNEVNIKVGSYVDAKDILLEITDNTAIHADFMVYEKDVHLVKEGQKVHFTVSNRPGEELTATVFAIGKEFEANSRAVHIHAKINEKVSGLIPGMYISGHLHTDEKYTRALPNDAIVTEGTKSFIFILDNQALEEREKDEPANEEIHADNEDNAEENSMAFRMVEVIPGLKDDGYTEIHLINSLPDNTQVVLNTAYYLLADMKKEETGDDD from the coding sequence ATGAAGACAAAAATAATTATAGCATTGATGGCAATCGCCACATTAATATCGTGCAACACAAAAAACAAAACAGCCGGAGAAGGCGAAGAACACGAAGAACATAGCCCCGAAGGCATTGTGATATTAAATAAAAACCAACGGGAAGCCCTGAAATTAAAATTGGGGTCTTTTCAAATGCGCAACCTAACCACGGTAGTAAAGATAAACGGGCAACTCGAAGTACCTCCTGCAAACAGCGCCGATATTACAGCCGTTATTGGCGGGAATGTAAAAGAGATAAAAGTATTCCATGGCGACCGGGTAAGCAAGGGGCAATTATTGGTAGTACTTGAACATCCGGATTACATTGCCTTACAGGAAAGTTTTGTCGAAGTTGCCAACAGGCTTGAATTTCTGGAACAGGAATTTGAACGCCAAAAAGAATTGTTTGAAAACAATGTTGGTGCAGGCCGAGACTTCCAACAGGCAAAAGCGGAATACAATACGGCAAAAGCAAAATACGAAGGATTAAAATCACGCCTGCAATTGCTGAATCTTTCGCCCGATAAAATTATGCAGGGCAATATTTCAAATACCATAAACATTAATTCACCAATAAACGGTTTTGTAAATGAAGTTAATATAAAAGTAGGCTCTTATGTTGATGCAAAAGACATACTGCTTGAAATAACTGACAACACCGCAATTCATGCCGATTTTATGGTTTATGAAAAAGATGTGCATCTGGTAAAAGAAGGCCAAAAAGTGCATTTCACGGTTTCAAACCGTCCGGGAGAAGAGTTAACAGCAACCGTTTTTGCAATTGGAAAAGAGTTTGAGGCCAATTCGAGGGCAGTTCATATCCATGCAAAAATTAATGAAAAAGTTTCGGGGCTTATCCCGGGAATGTATATTTCTGGCCATTTGCATACCGATGAAAAATATACCCGTGCTCTGCCCAATGATGCTATTGTTACGGAGGGGACAAAATCCTTCATTTTTATACTGGACAATCAGGCTCTTGAAGAACGAGAAAAGGACGAACCTGCAAATGAAGAAATCCATGCCGACAATGAAGATAATGCGGAAGAAAATAGTATGGCCTTCCGAATGGTCGAAGTTATTCCCGGACTGAAAGACGATGGATATACGGAAATACATTTGATAAATTCGTTGCCTGATAACACACAGGTAGTTTTGAATACAGCCTACTATTTATTGGCTGATATGAAGAAAGAAGAAACCGGAGATGATGATTAA